The Clupea harengus chromosome 6, Ch_v2.0.2, whole genome shotgun sequence genome contains a region encoding:
- the LOC105892642 gene encoding G2/M phase-specific E3 ubiquitin-protein ligase-like isoform X1: MMCTQKADLQHFDYHDLPDGNVQGNLQKIKQCSTEKQLLSLCSELGDWISDCGVPGIFTAKIKDIPTVFTQVVKHYIYFRTASVIQQFIEGMNTCGNLWHQVERNWIAFLPIFTSTSREMSLPSFKGLYKISWSPQGSNQREREEETMFGWEMFLIAIQEKATDVTFKDLLVFWTGMHSVPCLGFPGEPVIEFYEQEGPSRIPYASTCSLSLFLPRGVEEEEMNALLTRAIKESSGFGRV, from the exons ATGATGTGCACTCAAAAAGCAGACCTACAACACTTTGACTATCATGACCTCCCCGATGGGAACGTTCAGGGCAATCTACAAAAG aTTAAGCAGTGCTCTACAGAGAAGCAACTATTGTCCCTGTGCAGTGAGCTAGGAGACTGGATCTCAGATTGTGGTGTTCCTGGAATTTTTACTGCAAAAATCAAAGACATACCCACAGTTTTTACACAGGTTGTGAAGCATTATATTTACTTCAG GACTGCTAGTGTGATCCAACAGTTCATTGAGGGGATGAACACCTGTGGGAACTTGTGGCATCAAGTTGAGAGGAACTGGATAGCCTTCCTACCCATCTTCACCAGCACATCTCGAGAAATGTCACTGCCTTCGTTTAAGGGCCTCTATAAAATCTCCTGGTCCCCACAAGGAagcaaccagagagagagggaggaagaaactATGTTTGGATGGGAAATGTTCCTCATCGCAATCCAGG AAAAAGCCACAGATGTGACTTTCAAGGACCTGCTGGTGTTCTGGACAGGCATGCATTCAGTGCCCTGTCTTGGGTTCCCAGGGGAGCCAGTCATTGAGTTTTATGAGCAGGAGGGTCCCTCACGGATACCGTATGCCTCCACCTGTTCACTGAGTCTCTTTCTGCCCAGAggtgtggaagaggaggagatgaatgcACTTCTTACCCGAGCTATCAAGGAGTCGTCTGGTTTTGGGAGAGTTTAA
- the LOC105892646 gene encoding tumor susceptibility gene 101 protein-like isoform X3 yields the protein MSLAGTVPVNYRGNTYNIPICVWLLDTYPYNPPICFVRPTSTMMIKTGKHVDANGKVYLPYLHKWKPPQSDLLNLIQVMVLVFGEEPPVFSRPATQTPYPAFQTAGPTSTVFMPGPSAAYGPPRSPNLSFQGYPYPATGTYPASPGPGHFTPPAPTVAAGPGRDATIGEDTIRASLVSAVSDKLRWRMKEEMDCAQAELDALKKTEEDLKRGHQKLEDMITRIGQEMTDVDRNIELLEQKDDEMKATLEKMDNQSEKNDIDDVIVPTAPLYRQILNLYAEENAIEDTIFYLGEALRRGVIDLEVFLKHVRILSRKQFQLRALMQKARKTAGLSELY from the exons ATGAGCCTGGCAGGGACTGTGCCCGTCAATTACAGAG GGAATACCTACAACATCcccatctgtgtgtggctgctggaCACCTACCCCTATAATCCCCCCATCTGCTTTGTGAGGCCCACCAGTACCATGATGATCAAGACCGGGAAGCATGTGGACGCCAATGGCAAAGTCTATCTGCCCTACCTGCACAAATGGAAACCT CCCCAGTCAGACTTGTTAAACCTAATCCAGGTGATGGTTTTGGTGTTTGGGGAAGAGCCACCTGTCTTTTCGCgaccagccacacaaacaccatacccGGCCTTCCAGACAGCAGGCCCAACCAGCA CTGTTTTTATGCCTGGCCCATCTGCCGCCTATGGCCCTCCACGCTCACCCAACCTCAG TTTCCAGGGTTACCCCTATCCTGCCACCGGCACCTACCCTGCCAGCCCCGGTCCAGGGCACTTCACCCCCCCAGCTCCCACTGTCGCCGCAG gccctGGTCGTGATGCCACCATTGGTGAGGACACCATCAGGGCGTCCCTGGTGTCGGCGGTGAGTGATAAACTGCGCTGGAGGATGAAAGAAGAGATGGACTGCGCCCAGGCTGAGCTTGATGCTCTTAAGAAGACAGAGGAGGACTTGAAGAGAGGACATCAGAAGCTGGAGGACATGATAACCAGAATTGGAcaagagatg ACGGATGTGGACAGAAACATTGAGCTCCTCGAGCAGAAGGACGATGAGATGAAAGCAACGCTGGAGAAGATGGACAACCAGTCTGAGAAGAACGACATTGATGACGTCATTGTTCCCACAGCACCCCTCTACAGGCAAATACTGAACCTGTATGCAGAGGAGAATGCCATCGAAGACACCATCTTCTACCTGGGAGAAGCCCTCCGCAGAGGAGTCATAGATCTGGAGGTCTTCCTTAAG
- the LOC105892642 gene encoding tumor susceptibility gene 101 protein-like isoform X3, which yields MEVAENALRRTLANGYNYRDLTVAEIINVITSYKDLKPIMGSYVFNDGSSRELMSLAGTVPVSYRGNTYNIPICVWLLDTYPYNPPICFVKPTSTMMIKPGTHVDADGKFYLPYLHEWKPPQSDLLNLNQVMILVFGEEPPVFSRPTTQKPYQAFQTAGPTSGGTLIM from the exons ATGGAAGTCGCCGAAAATGCACTCCGAAGAACGCTGGCAAAT GGCTACAACTACAGGGATCTGACAGTGGCGGAAATCATTAATGTCATTACTTCGTACAAGGATCTCAAGCCTATTATGGGTTCATATG TGTTTAATGATGGCTCAAGCAGGGAATTGATGAGCCTGGCAGGGACTGTGCCAGTCAGCTACAGAG GGAATACCTACAACATCcccatctgtgtgtggctgcttgACACCTACCCCTATAATCCCCCCATCTGCTTTGTGAAGCCCACCAGTACCATGATGATCAAGCCTGGGACGCATGTGGATGCCGATGGCAAATTCTACCTGCCTTACCTGCACGAATGGAAACCT CCCCAGTCAGACTTGTTAAACCTAAACCAGGTGATGATTTTGGTGTTTGGGGAAGAGCCACCTGTCTTTTCGCGACCCACCACACAAAAACCATACCAGGCCTTCCAGACAGCAGGCCCAACTAGTG GAGGAACTCTCATTATGTGA
- the LOC105892646 gene encoding tumor susceptibility gene 101 protein-like isoform X2: MANNENSLRKMLAKGYKYRDLTMREIMNVITPYKDLKPVMDSYVFNDGSSKELMSLAGTVPVNYRGNTYNIPICVWLLDTYPYNPPICFVRPTSTMMIKTGKHVDANGKVYLPYLHKWKPPQSDLLNLIQVMVLVFGEEPPVFSRPATQTPYPAFQTAGPTSTVFMPGPSAAYGPPRSPNLSFQGYPYPATGTYPASPGPGHFTPPAPTVAAGPGRDATIGEDTIRASLVSAVSDKLRWRMKEEMDCAQAELDALKKTEEDLKRGHQKLEDMITRIGQEMTDVDRNIELLEQKDDEMKATLEKMDNQSEKNDIDDVIVPTAPLYRQILNLYAEENAIEDTIFYLGEALRRGVIDLEVFLKVTCPDSLS, encoded by the exons ATGGCAAACAACGAGAATTCGCTCCGGAAAATGCTGGCAAAG GGCTACAAATACAGAGATCTGACAATGCGGGAAATCATGAATGTCATTACTCCGTACAAAGATCTCAAGCCTGTTATGGATTCATATG TGTTTAATGATGGCTCCAGCAAGGAATTGATGAGCCTGGCAGGGACTGTGCCCGTCAATTACAGAG GGAATACCTACAACATCcccatctgtgtgtggctgctggaCACCTACCCCTATAATCCCCCCATCTGCTTTGTGAGGCCCACCAGTACCATGATGATCAAGACCGGGAAGCATGTGGACGCCAATGGCAAAGTCTATCTGCCCTACCTGCACAAATGGAAACCT CCCCAGTCAGACTTGTTAAACCTAATCCAGGTGATGGTTTTGGTGTTTGGGGAAGAGCCACCTGTCTTTTCGCgaccagccacacaaacaccatacccGGCCTTCCAGACAGCAGGCCCAACCAGCA CTGTTTTTATGCCTGGCCCATCTGCCGCCTATGGCCCTCCACGCTCACCCAACCTCAG TTTCCAGGGTTACCCCTATCCTGCCACCGGCACCTACCCTGCCAGCCCCGGTCCAGGGCACTTCACCCCCCCAGCTCCCACTGTCGCCGCAG gccctGGTCGTGATGCCACCATTGGTGAGGACACCATCAGGGCGTCCCTGGTGTCGGCGGTGAGTGATAAACTGCGCTGGAGGATGAAAGAAGAGATGGACTGCGCCCAGGCTGAGCTTGATGCTCTTAAGAAGACAGAGGAGGACTTGAAGAGAGGACATCAGAAGCTGGAGGACATGATAACCAGAATTGGAcaagagatg ACGGATGTGGACAGAAACATTGAGCTCCTCGAGCAGAAGGACGATGAGATGAAAGCAACGCTGGAGAAGATGGACAACCAGTCTGAGAAGAACGACATTGATGACGTCATTGTTCCCACAGCACCCCTCTACAGGCAAATACTGAACCTGTATGCAGAGGAGAATGCCATCGAAGACACCATCTTCTACCTGGGAGAAGCCCTCCGCAGAGGAGTCATAGATCTGGAGGTCTTCCTTAAGGTGA
- the LOC105892642 gene encoding tumor susceptibility gene 101 protein-like isoform X2 — protein sequence MEVAENALRRTLANGYNYRDLTVAEIINVITSYKDLKPIMGSYVFNDGSSRELMSLAGTVPVSYRGNTYNIPICVWLLDTYPYNPPICFVKPTSTMMIKPGTHVDADGKFYLPYLHEWKPPQSDLLNLNQVMILVFGEEPPVFSRPTTQKPYQAFQTAGPTSEPSSTSSVNHRQTAARGSLVGTLPTISNVDANEAQLLEEELSLCEILETFTMKNKESGSTPVVVRRKRVLKDAIAL from the exons ATGGAAGTCGCCGAAAATGCACTCCGAAGAACGCTGGCAAAT GGCTACAACTACAGGGATCTGACAGTGGCGGAAATCATTAATGTCATTACTTCGTACAAGGATCTCAAGCCTATTATGGGTTCATATG TGTTTAATGATGGCTCAAGCAGGGAATTGATGAGCCTGGCAGGGACTGTGCCAGTCAGCTACAGAG GGAATACCTACAACATCcccatctgtgtgtggctgcttgACACCTACCCCTATAATCCCCCCATCTGCTTTGTGAAGCCCACCAGTACCATGATGATCAAGCCTGGGACGCATGTGGATGCCGATGGCAAATTCTACCTGCCTTACCTGCACGAATGGAAACCT CCCCAGTCAGACTTGTTAAACCTAAACCAGGTGATGATTTTGGTGTTTGGGGAAGAGCCACCTGTCTTTTCGCGACCCACCACACAAAAACCATACCAGGCCTTCCAGACAGCAGGCCCAACTAGTG AACCTTCTAGCACATCCTCAGtgaatcacagacagacagctgccAGAGGTTCCCTTGTTGGCACACTTCCTACCATCTCCAATGTGGATGCAAATGAAGCACAGTTGCTTGAG GAGGAACTCTCATTATGTGAGATCCTGGAGACATTCACCATGAAGAACAAAGAAAGTGGTTCCACCCCAGTTGTGGTTCGCCGAAAAAGGGTGCTAAAGGATGCcatcgctctttga
- the LOC105892646 gene encoding tumor susceptibility gene 101 protein-like isoform X1: MANNENSLRKMLAKGYKYRDLTMREIMNVITPYKDLKPVMDSYVFNDGSSKELMSLAGTVPVNYRGNTYNIPICVWLLDTYPYNPPICFVRPTSTMMIKTGKHVDANGKVYLPYLHKWKPPQSDLLNLIQVMVLVFGEEPPVFSRPATQTPYPAFQTAGPTSTVFMPGPSAAYGPPRSPNLSFQGYPYPATGTYPASPGPGHFTPPAPTVAAGPGRDATIGEDTIRASLVSAVSDKLRWRMKEEMDCAQAELDALKKTEEDLKRGHQKLEDMITRIGQEMTDVDRNIELLEQKDDEMKATLEKMDNQSEKNDIDDVIVPTAPLYRQILNLYAEENAIEDTIFYLGEALRRGVIDLEVFLKHVRILSRKQFQLRALMQKARKTAGLSELY, encoded by the exons ATGGCAAACAACGAGAATTCGCTCCGGAAAATGCTGGCAAAG GGCTACAAATACAGAGATCTGACAATGCGGGAAATCATGAATGTCATTACTCCGTACAAAGATCTCAAGCCTGTTATGGATTCATATG TGTTTAATGATGGCTCCAGCAAGGAATTGATGAGCCTGGCAGGGACTGTGCCCGTCAATTACAGAG GGAATACCTACAACATCcccatctgtgtgtggctgctggaCACCTACCCCTATAATCCCCCCATCTGCTTTGTGAGGCCCACCAGTACCATGATGATCAAGACCGGGAAGCATGTGGACGCCAATGGCAAAGTCTATCTGCCCTACCTGCACAAATGGAAACCT CCCCAGTCAGACTTGTTAAACCTAATCCAGGTGATGGTTTTGGTGTTTGGGGAAGAGCCACCTGTCTTTTCGCgaccagccacacaaacaccatacccGGCCTTCCAGACAGCAGGCCCAACCAGCA CTGTTTTTATGCCTGGCCCATCTGCCGCCTATGGCCCTCCACGCTCACCCAACCTCAG TTTCCAGGGTTACCCCTATCCTGCCACCGGCACCTACCCTGCCAGCCCCGGTCCAGGGCACTTCACCCCCCCAGCTCCCACTGTCGCCGCAG gccctGGTCGTGATGCCACCATTGGTGAGGACACCATCAGGGCGTCCCTGGTGTCGGCGGTGAGTGATAAACTGCGCTGGAGGATGAAAGAAGAGATGGACTGCGCCCAGGCTGAGCTTGATGCTCTTAAGAAGACAGAGGAGGACTTGAAGAGAGGACATCAGAAGCTGGAGGACATGATAACCAGAATTGGAcaagagatg ACGGATGTGGACAGAAACATTGAGCTCCTCGAGCAGAAGGACGATGAGATGAAAGCAACGCTGGAGAAGATGGACAACCAGTCTGAGAAGAACGACATTGATGACGTCATTGTTCCCACAGCACCCCTCTACAGGCAAATACTGAACCTGTATGCAGAGGAGAATGCCATCGAAGACACCATCTTCTACCTGGGAGAAGCCCTCCGCAGAGGAGTCATAGATCTGGAGGTCTTCCTTAAG